Proteins encoded within one genomic window of Bradyrhizobium sp. 186:
- a CDS encoding Cache 3/Cache 2 fusion domain-containing protein translates to MYFGTTKINNHFDIVDAIGKEDGKGMTATLFAKDGGEYVRVSTSVPKPDGSGRAVGTVLAGPALEAMKAGKSYYGEVPILGTPYMTGYEPIKDSSGAEIGIYYVGYKK, encoded by the coding sequence TTGTATTTCGGCACGACTAAGATCAATAATCACTTTGACATCGTCGACGCGATTGGAAAAGAAGACGGCAAAGGGATGACCGCCACGCTGTTCGCCAAAGATGGAGGCGAATACGTCCGAGTATCCACAAGCGTGCCCAAACCCGACGGAAGCGGCCGAGCAGTTGGCACCGTTCTAGCCGGGCCGGCGCTTGAAGCGATGAAGGCGGGGAAAAGCTATTACGGCGAGGTGCCTATACTGGGGACGCCCTACATGACCGGGTATGAACCGATCAAGGACAGTTCGGGCGCCGAAATCGGCATCTACTACGTCGGCTACAAGAAATAG
- a CDS encoding helicase RepA family protein has translation MTENDNNAIDAVTKEWARVADAANCAVELVHHVRKGEQEITVESARGGGSFGDACRMVRVINRMTEQQAKDSGTDNRRLYFRTYLDKNNLAPPADKSDWYKLASVDLGNGPLGDAGGDSIGVVTKWNWPDATQGLTGRDFELVAAAIRAGNWRADPQAKQWVGRAIAKALGYDLDNKAEKAAVRQLIEYWIKAGSLVVVDGETDKREIKKFVRLAEMVE, from the coding sequence GTGACTGAGAATGACAACAACGCCATTGACGCCGTCACGAAAGAGTGGGCTCGCGTCGCCGATGCCGCCAACTGCGCGGTCGAGTTGGTCCATCATGTTCGCAAGGGAGAACAGGAGATCACGGTCGAAAGCGCGCGCGGTGGCGGGTCGTTTGGCGACGCCTGCCGCATGGTGCGGGTGATCAATCGCATGACGGAGCAGCAGGCAAAGGACTCCGGCACCGACAACCGTCGTCTCTACTTTCGCACCTACCTGGACAAGAACAACCTCGCGCCACCCGCCGACAAGAGTGACTGGTACAAGCTGGCATCCGTCGACCTCGGCAATGGCCCCCTCGGCGATGCCGGTGGAGATAGCATCGGCGTGGTGACGAAGTGGAATTGGCCCGATGCGACCCAGGGATTGACGGGCCGCGACTTCGAGCTGGTTGCCGCCGCAATTCGGGCGGGCAACTGGCGGGCTGATCCTCAAGCCAAGCAGTGGGTGGGGCGGGCAATCGCCAAGGCGCTCGGATACGACCTCGACAACAAGGCTGAGAAGGCCGCGGTCCGCCAGCTCATCGAGTACTGGATCAAAGCGGGGTCGCTGGTCGTGGTCGATGGAGAGACCGACAAGCGGGAGATCAAGAAGTTCGTCAGACTGGCGGAGATGGTCGAGTGA
- a CDS encoding AAA family ATPase, whose product MNAQAQILKPAADVISAFLYMLFAPDFVRAYPDAWIEIVCIRPDKTIAWQFFSAHDIPPIVKYVVNMNCRGYNCYVGAALRHGERPKEGRAGKAHFYVASHVWIDIDDTGGYERARAICRRDHLKPDMVHTTGTAPHTRIQIWIKLDQPIAEIAKLEKTTTALRDLFDGDKVQNGDRIMRIPGAFNYPSPEKVNNGYAVELTTLHINATAPSYSAERLCALHRADPKSAASGAGKSDSAGGGQTDNHFDPFQRYADEQMREAGRLTDGDMRALLEKHQNGNGEGWHNDLLAVTWELLVRGYDPFGIQMIIGSACKKGFDDPDIGRLVNKRWDEFQAQRREADRSEAEERTVNASVQQKRSSIIATPYGWTAPEAIPPREFLYGRRLIRKYVTATIAPGGVGKTALEVTEVLSMVSGTALLGVQTPQMRVWLWSLEDPREEMARRIQATAKHYNLTAENIGDRLFLDSGREQPLVIAEMQRNGVVIYRPLVDALIAQLKARAIDVLIIDPSSVAIA is encoded by the coding sequence GTGAACGCGCAAGCGCAAATCCTCAAACCGGCTGCCGACGTGATCAGCGCGTTCCTCTACATGCTGTTCGCGCCGGATTTCGTGCGCGCATACCCCGATGCATGGATTGAGATCGTTTGCATCCGGCCCGACAAAACGATCGCGTGGCAGTTTTTCTCCGCGCACGACATCCCGCCCATCGTCAAATACGTCGTGAACATGAACTGTCGCGGCTACAACTGCTACGTTGGCGCTGCTCTGCGTCACGGCGAAAGGCCGAAAGAGGGGCGTGCCGGCAAAGCGCATTTCTATGTAGCCTCCCACGTCTGGATCGACATTGACGATACAGGCGGCTACGAGCGGGCCAGGGCCATTTGCAGACGTGACCATCTCAAGCCTGACATGGTGCACACCACCGGCACTGCCCCCCACACGCGCATCCAGATTTGGATCAAGCTCGACCAGCCGATCGCTGAGATTGCCAAGCTGGAGAAGACGACCACCGCGCTACGCGACCTCTTCGACGGCGACAAGGTGCAGAATGGGGATCGCATCATGCGCATCCCGGGAGCATTCAACTATCCCTCGCCGGAGAAGGTCAACAACGGCTATGCCGTCGAACTGACGACGCTGCACATCAACGCTACGGCGCCTTCCTATTCGGCGGAGAGATTGTGCGCCCTGCACCGAGCGGACCCGAAGTCGGCGGCCTCTGGCGCTGGCAAGAGTGACTCTGCTGGCGGGGGGCAGACTGATAACCACTTTGACCCCTTCCAGCGTTACGCGGACGAGCAGATGCGGGAAGCCGGCCGCCTGACCGATGGCGACATGCGAGCCCTGCTTGAGAAGCACCAGAATGGCAATGGAGAGGGCTGGCACAATGATCTGCTCGCCGTCACCTGGGAACTCCTCGTGCGCGGGTATGACCCGTTTGGCATTCAGATGATCATCGGCAGTGCCTGCAAGAAGGGGTTTGATGACCCCGACATCGGGCGGCTCGTCAACAAAAGGTGGGACGAGTTCCAGGCGCAGAGGCGGGAGGCGGACCGCAGCGAGGCTGAAGAGCGCACGGTCAACGCGTCGGTGCAGCAGAAGCGCTCCTCGATCATCGCGACGCCCTATGGCTGGACTGCACCGGAGGCAATCCCGCCGCGTGAGTTTCTCTATGGACGCAGGCTCATCCGCAAGTATGTGACCGCAACCATCGCGCCGGGCGGCGTTGGGAAAACCGCTTTGGAGGTTACCGAGGTTCTGTCGATGGTATCGGGCACGGCGCTGCTGGGGGTCCAGACTCCGCAGATGCGGGTCTGGCTCTGGAGCCTGGAGGACCCGCGCGAAGAAATGGCGCGCCGTATCCAGGCCACCGCCAAGCATTACAATCTGACGGCCGAGAATATCGGAGATCGCCTGTTCCTCGACAGCGGCCGGGAGCAGCCATTGGTGATTGCTGAGATGCAGCGCAATGGAGTGGTCATCTACCGCCCACTTGTCGACGCCCTGATTGCCCAGCTCAAGGCACGCGCGATTGATGTCCTGATCATCGACCCTTCGTCAGTTGCCATCGCGTGA
- a CDS encoding site-specific integrase, whose amino-acid sequence MARKVRHSALESRSARLKLQVRRKPYPGPSLARGVSLLYRRNRTNGTWVVKASDGHGAYWTKRIADADDYADSDSKNVLTFYEAQDAAKQLARGDHGTGDNAPITLDGALTAYESDLKARSSNPYNARWPRLHLTSVLLAKPVALLTSNELRKWRDGLLTKMAPSTINRLCGCLCAALELAAQHDQRIQNKQAWDVGLAGLPDAQEARNVILSDQKVRAFVETAYALDHKLGLIVDTLAITGARPSQAVRLRVADLDAHPVRPKLSMPKSAKGGGRNRAKKKYERYSVPISVQLAAKLREGAKGRADDAPLFLQSDGTPWGDNPGQTYHRQIDKIVTAIGLDPAIVTIYALRHSSIVRMLLQNIPIRLVASLHNTSVAMIERTYSKYITEYSDDISLKALLQDEPPRGENVVVLAS is encoded by the coding sequence ATGGCACGCAAGGTCCGTCACAGCGCTCTGGAGAGCCGCAGCGCACGTTTGAAGTTGCAGGTTCGTCGGAAGCCCTATCCCGGTCCGTCATTGGCGCGGGGCGTCTCGCTGCTCTATCGGCGTAATCGCACCAACGGCACATGGGTGGTGAAAGCGAGCGACGGTCATGGTGCCTACTGGACCAAGCGCATCGCCGACGCCGACGACTACGCGGACAGCGACAGCAAGAATGTCCTGACATTCTATGAGGCGCAGGACGCCGCCAAACAATTGGCGCGTGGTGATCATGGCACCGGGGACAATGCACCCATCACCCTGGACGGCGCCCTCACGGCCTATGAATCCGATCTCAAGGCGCGCAGCTCCAATCCCTACAACGCACGATGGCCTCGCCTGCACCTCACGTCCGTGCTGCTCGCCAAGCCGGTCGCCCTACTCACCTCGAACGAGTTGCGGAAATGGCGCGACGGCCTGTTGACCAAGATGGCTCCCTCGACAATCAATCGACTCTGCGGCTGCCTGTGCGCCGCTCTGGAGCTTGCTGCGCAGCACGATCAGCGCATTCAGAACAAGCAAGCATGGGACGTGGGTCTTGCCGGTTTGCCGGATGCGCAGGAAGCCCGCAACGTGATCCTCTCTGACCAGAAAGTGCGAGCATTTGTTGAGACCGCTTACGCGCTCGATCACAAGCTCGGGTTGATAGTCGATACGCTGGCGATCACTGGCGCGCGGCCGAGCCAAGCCGTACGCTTGCGCGTCGCCGATCTGGACGCCCATCCGGTGCGGCCGAAACTGTCGATGCCGAAATCAGCCAAGGGCGGCGGACGCAATCGGGCCAAGAAGAAATACGAACGTTATAGCGTGCCAATCAGCGTGCAGCTCGCGGCCAAGCTGCGAGAGGGAGCGAAGGGTCGCGCTGATGACGCGCCGCTGTTCCTGCAGAGCGACGGTACGCCATGGGGCGATAATCCGGGCCAGACATATCATCGCCAGATCGATAAGATCGTGACCGCGATCGGGCTCGATCCTGCGATTGTGACGATCTACGCGCTCCGGCATTCCAGCATCGTGCGCATGCTGCTGCAAAATATTCCAATCAGGCTGGTAGCGTCGCTGCACAATACCAGCGTCGCCATGATCGAACGGACTTATTCGAAGTACATCACCGAGTACAGCGACGACATCTCTCTCAAGGCACTGCTGCAAGATGAGCCGCCGCGCGGCGAAAACGTCGTCGTGTTGGCATCGTGA
- a CDS encoding AAA family ATPase yields the protein MGRKRRRQTTLPAPYLRRVWLDRSLVEDWEAYPFCLPVFRDEFDLSFDTAITIIVGENGTGKSTILEGIAALAGFNATGGRKGYQGIDDGGIEITGEELSPALRAGWLPKVSDGWFFRAETFFTVARYLDRSAVQAAEALGAVADEAPQMAPDYLSFSHGEGFLTFFEERCQTQGIFIFDEPESALSPARQMEFLKLLRRMDASGNCQVIMATHAPILMAYPDARLLRLSKYGLEPVTVEQTDHYRVMCEFCADPRGFVEATLAE from the coding sequence ATGGGCCGGAAACGACGTCGCCAAACCACTTTGCCTGCGCCTTACCTGCGGCGCGTCTGGCTCGATCGTTCGCTGGTCGAGGATTGGGAGGCCTATCCGTTCTGCCTTCCCGTGTTCAGGGACGAGTTCGACCTGAGCTTCGATACTGCCATCACCATCATCGTCGGCGAGAACGGCACCGGCAAATCGACCATCCTCGAAGGCATCGCGGCGCTCGCGGGCTTTAACGCGACTGGCGGCCGCAAGGGCTACCAGGGGATCGACGACGGCGGCATCGAAATTACCGGCGAGGAGTTGTCGCCCGCCTTGCGGGCCGGTTGGCTGCCGAAGGTCAGCGACGGCTGGTTCTTCCGGGCGGAGACGTTCTTTACGGTAGCGAGATATCTCGATCGCTCCGCAGTGCAAGCCGCGGAAGCCCTTGGTGCGGTGGCAGACGAAGCCCCGCAAATGGCGCCCGACTATCTCTCCTTCTCTCATGGCGAGGGCTTTCTCACCTTCTTCGAAGAGCGCTGCCAGACTCAGGGCATCTTCATCTTCGACGAACCGGAATCGGCGTTGTCGCCCGCGCGTCAGATGGAATTCTTGAAGCTGCTGCGCCGCATGGACGCTTCCGGTAATTGCCAGGTCATCATGGCAACCCATGCTCCGATCCTGATGGCCTATCCCGATGCCCGGCTGCTGCGGCTGAGCAAATATGGACTCGAGCCGGTGACGGTCGAGCAGACCGACCACTACCGGGTGATGTGCGAGTTTTGCGCGGACCCGCGGGGGTTCGTGGAAGCGACGCTGGCGGAATGA
- a CDS encoding DUF296 domain-containing protein: MRSIKQPGAPVTERIQWVEAKGRAFSFTLQAGLPLLEAARRGFAAEGFAGGVLNFTHGALGPFGYVMPALSKTDENAAFYSETFRPGGVTRVKLGSMTLGLRDGAPFFHCHGLWTEADGRASGGHMLPDETIVAEPFAVEAFGVDGAMFTAEPDPETNFKLFGPVASAATRARTTSRAFALRLRPNQDFAGCLEDFCRAHGIARAKIHGGVGSTIGARFTHGGVTEPFATELAITAGTITPGSSGTLEAALDVALIDYTGGIAEGRLVRGDNPVLMTMEVVLEILE; the protein is encoded by the coding sequence ATGCGCAGCATCAAGCAGCCGGGCGCGCCGGTCACCGAACGCATCCAATGGGTGGAGGCGAAGGGACGCGCCTTCTCGTTCACGCTTCAAGCAGGTTTGCCGCTGCTGGAAGCCGCACGGCGCGGCTTTGCAGCGGAGGGATTTGCCGGTGGCGTGCTCAACTTCACGCACGGCGCGCTCGGGCCATTCGGCTATGTGATGCCGGCGCTGTCGAAGACAGACGAGAACGCCGCGTTCTACAGCGAGACGTTCCGGCCCGGTGGCGTGACACGCGTGAAGCTCGGCAGCATGACGCTGGGCCTGCGCGATGGCGCACCGTTCTTTCATTGCCACGGGCTTTGGACCGAGGCTGATGGCCGCGCCAGCGGCGGCCACATGCTGCCGGATGAGACCATCGTCGCGGAGCCGTTCGCGGTCGAGGCCTTCGGTGTTGATGGTGCGATGTTTACCGCCGAGCCGGATCCCGAGACCAACTTCAAGCTGTTCGGCCCTGTCGCGTCGGCCGCGACCCGCGCGCGAACCACCAGCCGTGCCTTCGCGCTGCGGCTGCGCCCCAACCAGGATTTTGCCGGCTGCCTCGAAGACTTTTGCCGCGCGCACGGTATCGCGCGCGCCAAAATCCATGGCGGTGTCGGCTCGACCATCGGCGCGCGCTTCACCCATGGCGGCGTGACCGAGCCGTTTGCCACCGAGCTCGCCATAACAGCCGGAACGATCACGCCAGGCAGTTCGGGTACGCTGGAGGCCGCCCTCGACGTGGCCCTGATCGACTACACCGGCGGCATCGCAGAGGGGCGCTTGGTTCGCGGCGACAATCCCGTGCTGATGACCATGGAGGTGGTGCTGGAGATCTTGGAGTAG
- a CDS encoding acyl-CoA synthetase, with amino-acid sequence MQPLRMSRRVMNLAYMLTQNARRHGSRLGFVWGDKSWSWREIDAQVSALAAALAVRGIAKGDRILVHSKNGGEMFFSMFAAFRLGAVWVPTNFRLMPDEVTYLAQASGAKAFLCHVDFPEHAAAVNGGALEFTWSIDGNASFGETSVADAMASQAGAVVENVAVEHDDPCWFFFTSGTTGRSKAAVLTHGQMGFVITNHLADLTPGTTEADASLVVAPLSHGAGVHQLMQTARGARTVLLPTEKFDIDEAFRLIEAHRVSNLFVVPTILKMMVEHPAVDKYDHSSLRHVIYAGAPMYREDQKTALKKLGKVIVQYFGLGEVTGNITVLPAALHDAEDGPHAKIGTCGFERTGMQVSIQDDEGHELKPNQSGEICVIGPAVFAGYYDNPEANAKAFRNGWFRTGDLGHMDEEGFLNITGRASDMYISGGSNIYPREIEEKILTHPCVGEVAVLGVPDPTWGEVGVAVCVAREGAKPASEAEMVAFLSPKVPRYKMPKRFFFWEALPKSGYGKVPKRMVRDELEARGLLDLDKTQAN; translated from the coding sequence ATGCAGCCCCTGCGCATGTCCCGCCGCGTCATGAATCTCGCTTACATGCTGACCCAGAATGCGCGGCGGCATGGATCGCGCCTCGGCTTCGTCTGGGGTGACAAGTCCTGGAGCTGGCGCGAGATCGATGCGCAGGTTTCGGCGCTGGCGGCTGCGCTCGCCGTGCGCGGCATCGCCAAGGGCGACCGCATCCTCGTCCATTCCAAGAACGGCGGCGAGATGTTCTTCTCGATGTTCGCCGCGTTCCGCCTCGGCGCGGTCTGGGTCCCCACCAATTTTCGTCTGATGCCCGACGAGGTCACCTATCTCGCGCAGGCCTCCGGCGCGAAGGCGTTCTTGTGCCATGTCGATTTCCCTGAGCATGCCGCGGCAGTGAACGGGGGTGCGCTGGAATTCACCTGGAGCATCGACGGCAACGCATCGTTCGGCGAGACGTCGGTTGCGGATGCCATGGCGTCGCAGGCGGGCGCCGTGGTCGAGAACGTCGCGGTCGAGCACGACGATCCCTGCTGGTTCTTTTTCACGTCGGGCACCACGGGCCGCTCCAAGGCAGCCGTGCTCACCCACGGCCAGATGGGCTTTGTGATCACGAATCATCTCGCCGATCTCACGCCCGGCACGACGGAAGCTGACGCTTCGCTGGTGGTAGCCCCGCTGTCGCATGGCGCCGGCGTGCATCAGCTGATGCAGACCGCGCGCGGCGCACGCACCGTGCTGCTGCCGACCGAGAAGTTCGACATCGACGAGGCGTTCCGCCTGATCGAGGCGCATCGGGTCAGCAATCTTTTCGTGGTGCCGACCATCCTGAAGATGATGGTCGAGCATCCCGCGGTGGACAAATACGATCATTCCTCGCTGCGTCACGTGATCTATGCCGGCGCGCCGATGTACCGCGAGGACCAGAAGACCGCGCTGAAGAAGCTCGGCAAGGTCATCGTGCAATATTTCGGGCTCGGCGAGGTCACCGGCAACATCACCGTACTGCCGGCGGCGCTGCATGATGCCGAGGACGGGCCGCATGCAAAGATCGGCACCTGCGGCTTCGAGCGCACCGGCATGCAGGTCTCGATCCAGGACGACGAGGGCCACGAGCTCAAGCCGAACCAGAGCGGCGAGATCTGCGTGATCGGCCCTGCGGTGTTCGCCGGCTATTACGACAATCCGGAAGCCAATGCGAAGGCGTTCCGCAACGGCTGGTTCCGCACCGGGGACCTCGGCCACATGGACGAGGAGGGATTTCTCAATATCACCGGCCGGGCCTCCGACATGTACATCTCCGGCGGCTCCAACATCTATCCGCGCGAGATCGAGGAGAAGATTTTGACGCATCCTTGCGTAGGCGAGGTCGCAGTCCTCGGTGTGCCCGATCCGACCTGGGGCGAGGTCGGCGTCGCCGTCTGTGTCGCGCGCGAAGGCGCGAAGCCCGCGAGCGAGGCGGAGATGGTGGCTTTCCTTTCGCCAAAGGTGCCGCGCTACAAGATGCCAAAGCGGTTCTTCTTCTGGGAGGCACTGCCGAAGTCCGGCTATGGCAAGGTCCCGAAGCGCATGGTCCGCGACGAGCTCGAGGCGCGCGGGCTGCTCGATCTCGACAAGACGCAGGCGAACTGA